The following proteins come from a genomic window of Kitasatospora sp. NBC_01246:
- a CDS encoding 4'-phosphopantetheinyl transferase family protein, whose protein sequence is MTSEDQDPQAPLAAVSASADVLRHPEAGDHLLTALEHERAARFRHESGRVDFTAAHILVRLCAARLLGVPATGLTLAQNCPDCGKGDHGRPYLPDHPDVQVSLSHTRGVVAAAAGYQPVGVDVELTARSGSLLDVAARVLSPAELRQVEAHPEPGRAFLRLWVRKESLIKLGRASLDTLAGVDLSALPLDVPAGEPLHSRYQDLHLLDWADVRQGAAVSVASTAAPRVVVLTPPAG, encoded by the coding sequence ATGACTTCCGAGGACCAGGACCCGCAGGCTCCGCTCGCCGCCGTCTCGGCCAGCGCGGACGTCCTGCGGCACCCCGAAGCCGGCGACCACCTGCTCACCGCCCTCGAACACGAACGCGCCGCGCGCTTCCGGCACGAGTCGGGGCGGGTCGACTTCACCGCCGCGCACATCCTGGTCCGGCTCTGCGCCGCCCGGCTGCTCGGCGTACCGGCGACCGGGCTGACGCTGGCCCAGAACTGCCCCGACTGCGGCAAGGGCGACCACGGCCGGCCCTACCTGCCGGACCACCCGGACGTCCAGGTGAGCCTCTCGCACACCCGCGGCGTCGTCGCGGCCGCCGCCGGGTACCAGCCGGTCGGCGTCGACGTCGAGCTGACGGCACGGAGCGGCTCGCTCCTCGACGTCGCCGCACGGGTGCTCAGCCCGGCCGAACTGCGGCAGGTCGAGGCGCACCCGGAGCCCGGGCGGGCGTTCCTGCGCCTGTGGGTGCGCAAGGAGTCGCTGATCAAGCTCGGCCGGGCCAGCCTGGACACCCTGGCCGGCGTCGACCTCTCCGCACTGCCGCTCGACGTGCCGGCGGGCGAGCCGCTGCACAGCCGCTACCAGGACCTCCACCTGCTCGACTGGGCGGACGTCCGACAGGGAGCGGCCGTCTCGGTCGCCAGCACCGCCGCCCCCCGGGTCGTGGTGCTGACGCCGCCGGCCGGCTGA
- a CDS encoding DUF2269 family protein, with translation MAKFLLSLHVLASVLFIGPVAVAVSMFPRRAAAALAGGPERAAEAGTLRLLHRITQVYALLGIAVPILGIGVAQVMDVLGQSWLIVSMVLTALSALALLLFVLPAQQAAVDALDLDAGAPEHGKAVQGLRLLPMTAGVFNLLWAVVVVLMVIRPGSTTGA, from the coding sequence ATGGCCAAGTTCCTGCTGAGCCTGCACGTCCTCGCCTCGGTGCTGTTCATCGGCCCGGTGGCGGTGGCCGTCAGCATGTTCCCGCGCCGGGCCGCTGCCGCACTGGCCGGCGGACCGGAGCGGGCCGCCGAGGCCGGCACCCTGCGACTGCTGCACCGGATCACCCAGGTCTACGCGCTGCTGGGGATAGCCGTCCCGATCCTGGGCATCGGCGTCGCCCAGGTGATGGACGTGCTCGGGCAGTCCTGGCTGATCGTCTCCATGGTGCTCACCGCGCTTTCGGCGCTCGCGCTGCTGCTGTTCGTACTGCCCGCGCAGCAGGCCGCGGTGGACGCGCTCGACCTCGACGCCGGGGCACCGGAGCACGGCAAGGCCGTCCAGGGCCTGCGGCTGCTGCCGATGACGGCCGGGGTGTTCAACCTGCTCTGGGCCGTGGTCGTCGTCCTGATGGTCATCCGGCCCGGTTCGACCACCGGCGCCTGA
- a CDS encoding Lrp/AsnC family transcriptional regulator gives MDLSTADPDSMLDALDRRLVCALQVDGRAETGRIAEVLGVSTRTVTRRLARLQQTGLLRVVRMPDVEDAAVGALLLRVRVLRGKADTIAQALADRPDVPFVDVMLGGQEIGAVMLGDAGGRDQLLYGRLPATAAVTETTAHAVLHAFSDAGQWRAGYLDEAEVAALTPPPVATAPEKPPLDALDHALLARLGVDARQSHAALAAAVGAPESTVRRRLHRLAGAGLLRTHATVDPRLLGMAVDANLWLDVPPGRLAEVGTALARHPQVHGVFATSGPANLVATLFCVDHGGLYRFLTGTLGPLGVDRAETAIVARAVKRAGVPVRRPRPRP, from the coding sequence ATGGACCTCTCGACTGCTGATCCGGACAGCATGCTGGACGCGCTGGACCGCCGCCTGGTCTGCGCGCTGCAGGTCGACGGCCGGGCCGAGACCGGCCGGATCGCCGAGGTGCTCGGCGTCTCCACGCGGACGGTCACCCGCCGGCTGGCCCGGCTGCAGCAGACCGGGCTGCTGCGGGTGGTCCGGATGCCCGACGTCGAGGACGCCGCCGTCGGTGCGCTGCTGCTGCGCGTCCGGGTGCTGCGCGGCAAGGCCGACACCATCGCCCAGGCCCTGGCCGACCGCCCGGACGTTCCCTTCGTCGACGTCATGCTCGGCGGTCAGGAGATCGGTGCGGTGATGCTGGGCGACGCCGGTGGGCGGGACCAACTGCTGTACGGGCGGTTGCCCGCCACCGCGGCGGTCACCGAGACCACCGCGCACGCGGTGCTGCACGCCTTCTCCGACGCGGGGCAGTGGCGGGCCGGCTATCTGGACGAGGCCGAGGTGGCCGCCCTGACCCCGCCGCCCGTCGCGACCGCCCCGGAGAAGCCCCCGCTCGACGCGTTGGACCACGCGCTGCTCGCCCGCCTCGGCGTGGACGCCCGGCAGTCCCACGCCGCCCTGGCGGCGGCCGTCGGCGCTCCCGAGTCGACCGTCCGCCGCCGGCTGCACCGGCTCGCCGGCGCCGGGCTGCTGCGCACCCACGCCACCGTCGATCCACGGCTGCTGGGCATGGCCGTGGACGCCAACCTCTGGCTGGACGTCCCGCCGGGCCGGCTCGCCGAGGTCGGTACGGCGCTGGCCCGCCACCCCCAGGTGCACGGGGTGTTCGCGACCAGCGGTCCGGCGAACCTGGTGGCCACCCTGTTCTGCGTGGACCACGGCGGTCTCTACCGCTTCCTCACCGGAACGCTCGGCCCACTCGGCGTCGACCGGGCCGAGACGGCGATCGTCGCCCGCGCGGTGAAGCGGGCGGGCGTCCCGGTGCGGCGTCCGCGACCACGGCCCTGA
- a CDS encoding inositol monophosphatase family protein — protein sequence MDEVRALRELLPGVEAAVREVGAELAAARPAGPTPGRTLGELTARFAELDDPAAARLRARLGALRPQAGWVSDEPAGTLPAEGEWWLCDATDGAVQYLLGQQQWAVTATLVRDGVAVLAVVHTPELGGRTYRAVRGGGAELDGRPVAPLERDPAVAVAGTAQPPPVAADPVALRRAGESLTAVLGSVLAVRCLGPTSLQVAQVGSGHLTLFWEYGADAGNLLPGALIAAEAGATVTDAAGAAWTPGADSFLAAAPGLHPALVEVLRTVR from the coding sequence ATGGACGAGGTACGGGCGCTCAGGGAGCTGCTGCCCGGGGTCGAGGCGGCGGTGCGCGAGGTCGGCGCGGAGCTGGCGGCGGCGCGGCCGGCCGGGCCCACCCCCGGGCGGACGCTCGGGGAACTGACCGCGCGCTTCGCCGAGTTGGACGACCCGGCCGCCGCCCGCCTGCGGGCCCGGCTGGGCGCGCTGCGTCCGCAGGCCGGCTGGGTGAGCGACGAACCGGCGGGCACGCTACCGGCCGAGGGTGAGTGGTGGCTCTGCGACGCGACCGACGGCGCCGTGCAGTACCTGCTCGGCCAGCAGCAGTGGGCGGTCACCGCCACGCTGGTCCGGGACGGCGTCGCGGTGCTGGCCGTGGTGCACACCCCCGAGCTCGGCGGGCGGACGTACCGCGCGGTCCGCGGCGGCGGCGCCGAACTGGACGGGCGGCCCGTCGCACCGCTGGAGCGCGACCCGGCGGTGGCCGTCGCCGGGACGGCGCAGCCGCCGCCGGTGGCCGCGGACCCGGTGGCGCTGCGCCGCGCGGGCGAGTCGCTCACGGCGGTGCTGGGCTCGGTCCTGGCGGTCCGCTGCCTCGGCCCGACCTCCTTGCAGGTCGCCCAGGTCGGCTCCGGACACCTGACGCTGTTCTGGGAGTACGGAGCGGACGCGGGCAACCTGCTGCCGGGCGCCCTGATCGCGGCCGAGGCGGGCGCGACGGTGACGGACGCCGCCGGGGCGGCCTGGACGCCCGGCGCGGACAGCTTCCTCGCCGCCGCGCCCGGGCTGCACCCGGCCCTGGTGGAGGTGCTGCGGACCGTGCGGTGA
- a CDS encoding amidohydrolase family protein, which produces MSADDAAETAETAETAETAETAEVAEADTATEAIQAIEAIEANEANEANEANEANEVNEANEVDKATKADEAAAVRGFWQALGLPGLIDVHTHFMPKNVLDKVWAYFDLAGPLVNRPWPITYRVAEAERVERLREFGVRAFTSMLYPHKPGMAVWLNAWAADFAARTPDCLHTATFFAEPEAPGYVARAVEDGARVFKAHLQVGGYDPTDRRLDAVWGLLAETGTPVVTHCGSGPVAGKFTGPGPIGEVLDRHPGLVLVVAHLGMSEYRDFLDLAERHPSVRLDTTMAFTDFVEADDPFPRSELPRLRALQDRVLLGSDFPNIPYRYVHQLEALAGLGLGEEWLRAVCHDNAAALFVLTPKG; this is translated from the coding sequence ATGAGCGCGGACGACGCGGCTGAGACCGCCGAGACCGCCGAGACCGCCGAGACCGCCGAGACCGCCGAGGTGGCCGAGGCGGACACGGCGACCGAGGCCATCCAGGCAATCGAGGCAATCGAGGCGAACGAGGCGAACGAGGCGAACGAGGCGAACGAGGCGAACGAGGTAAACGAGGCGAACGAGGTAGACAAGGCAACCAAAGCGGACGAGGCCGCTGCGGTCCGCGGCTTCTGGCAGGCGCTCGGCCTCCCCGGCCTGATCGACGTGCACACCCACTTCATGCCGAAGAACGTCCTCGACAAGGTGTGGGCGTACTTCGACCTGGCAGGTCCGCTCGTCAACCGGCCCTGGCCGATCACCTACCGCGTCGCCGAGGCCGAACGGGTCGAGCGGCTGCGGGAGTTCGGCGTCCGGGCGTTCACCTCCATGCTGTACCCGCACAAGCCCGGGATGGCGGTCTGGCTGAACGCCTGGGCCGCCGACTTCGCCGCCCGCACCCCGGACTGCCTGCACACCGCGACCTTCTTCGCCGAACCCGAGGCGCCCGGCTACGTGGCGCGGGCGGTCGAGGACGGCGCCCGGGTGTTCAAGGCGCACCTCCAGGTCGGCGGCTACGACCCGACGGACCGCCGGCTGGACGCGGTCTGGGGGCTGCTGGCCGAGACCGGTACGCCGGTGGTCACCCACTGCGGATCCGGGCCGGTGGCGGGCAAGTTCACCGGCCCCGGCCCGATCGGCGAGGTCCTGGACCGGCACCCGGGGCTGGTCCTGGTGGTCGCCCACCTCGGCATGTCCGAGTACCGGGACTTCCTCGACCTCGCCGAGCGCCACCCGTCCGTCCGGCTGGACACCACCATGGCGTTCACCGACTTCGTCGAGGCCGACGACCCGTTCCCGCGCAGCGAACTGCCCCGCCTGCGAGCGCTCCAGGACCGCGTCCTGCTCGGCAGCGACTTCCCCAACATCCCGTACCGGTACGTCCACCAGCTGGAGGCGCTGGCCGGGCTGGGACTGGGGGAGGAGTGGCTGCGGGCGGTCTGCCACGACAACGCGGCCGCACTCTTCGTGCTCACCCCGAAGGGCTGA
- a CDS encoding acyl-CoA dehydrogenase family protein, with amino-acid sequence MTATPETTTPDTTTPDTTTPATTAPDVTAPTPVALAPVYAPSRTHEVTNQVPLPYGHDTAADPTLLAGLHRAGAGWAEAELHELGRLAGSEQAADWGRLANEHPPVLRTHDRFGHRIDEVEFHPYWHELMRTAVGHGLHATPWQDGRPGAHSARAAKFFVWGQVEAGHTCPISMTYAAVPALRANPALAAELEPLLAATEYDFGLREPHGKRGLIAGMSMTEKQGGSDVRTNTTTAAPQADGTYRLTGHKWFTSAPMSDLFLTLAQAPGGLSCFMLPRVLPDGTRNRLHLQRLKDKLGNKSNASAELEYDGAVGWLVGEEGRGVRTIIEMVNMTRLDCTVGAASGMRLGATRAVQHALHRRAFGKALVDQPLMRNVLADLVVESEAATVVAMRLAETTDRALAGDGTEALVRRLGLAVAKYWVCKRGPAHAAEALECLGGNGYVEESGMPRLYREAPLVSIWEGSGNVAALDALRAMAKHPETVEAFLGELDAAAGADRRLDAAVAELRKQLTDPSDLEYRTRRLVEAMALAFQGALLVRHGDPAVADAFCASRLGGDHGAAFGTLPAGLDAGAIIDRARPVPA; translated from the coding sequence ATGACAGCGACGCCTGAGACGACCACGCCTGACACGACCACGCCTGACACGACCACGCCCGCCACGACCGCACCCGACGTGACCGCACCCACTCCGGTGGCCCTCGCTCCGGTGTACGCGCCCTCCCGGACGCACGAGGTCACCAACCAGGTGCCGCTGCCGTACGGGCACGACACCGCCGCCGACCCGACCCTGCTCGCAGGCCTGCACCGGGCCGGCGCGGGCTGGGCCGAGGCCGAGCTGCATGAGCTCGGCCGGCTGGCCGGCTCCGAACAGGCCGCCGACTGGGGGCGGTTGGCCAATGAGCACCCGCCCGTGCTGCGCACCCACGACCGGTTCGGTCACCGGATCGACGAGGTCGAGTTCCACCCGTACTGGCACGAGCTGATGCGCACCGCCGTCGGCCACGGTCTGCACGCCACGCCCTGGCAGGACGGCCGGCCGGGCGCGCACTCCGCCCGCGCCGCCAAGTTCTTCGTCTGGGGCCAGGTCGAGGCCGGTCACACCTGCCCGATCTCGATGACCTACGCCGCCGTCCCCGCCCTGCGCGCGAACCCGGCGCTGGCTGCCGAGTTGGAGCCGCTGCTGGCCGCGACCGAGTACGACTTCGGGCTGCGCGAGCCGCACGGCAAACGGGGACTGATCGCCGGCATGTCGATGACCGAGAAGCAGGGCGGCTCGGACGTCCGCACCAACACCACCACCGCCGCTCCGCAGGCGGACGGCACCTACCGGCTGACCGGCCACAAGTGGTTCACCTCGGCGCCGATGTCGGACCTCTTCCTGACGCTCGCCCAGGCTCCGGGCGGGCTGAGCTGCTTCATGCTGCCCCGTGTCCTGCCGGACGGCACCCGCAACCGCCTCCACCTCCAGCGGCTCAAGGACAAGCTGGGCAACAAGTCCAACGCCTCCGCCGAGCTCGAGTACGACGGCGCGGTCGGCTGGCTGGTGGGGGAGGAGGGCCGGGGGGTCCGGACCATCATCGAGATGGTCAACATGACCCGTCTCGACTGCACCGTAGGCGCCGCCTCCGGCATGCGCCTGGGAGCCACTCGGGCGGTCCAGCACGCCCTGCACCGGCGGGCGTTCGGCAAGGCGCTGGTCGACCAGCCGCTGATGCGCAACGTGCTCGCCGACCTGGTGGTGGAGTCCGAGGCGGCCACCGTCGTGGCGATGCGCCTCGCCGAGACCACCGACCGGGCGCTGGCGGGGGACGGGACCGAGGCGCTGGTGCGCCGGCTGGGGCTGGCCGTCGCCAAGTACTGGGTCTGCAAGCGCGGCCCGGCGCACGCCGCCGAGGCACTGGAGTGCCTGGGCGGCAACGGCTACGTCGAGGAGTCCGGGATGCCCCGGCTCTACCGCGAGGCGCCGCTGGTCTCGATCTGGGAGGGCTCCGGCAACGTCGCCGCCCTGGACGCGCTGCGTGCCATGGCCAAGCACCCGGAGACCGTCGAGGCCTTCCTCGGCGAGCTGGACGCCGCCGCCGGCGCGGACCGCCGGCTGGACGCCGCCGTCGCCGAACTCCGCAAGCAGCTCACCGATCCGAGCGATCTGGAGTACCGGACGCGCCGACTGGTCGAGGCGATGGCGCTGGCCTTCCAGGGAGCGCTGCTGGTCCGCCACGGCGACCCGGCGGTGGCCGACGCCTTCTGCGCCTCCCGCCTCGGCGGCGACCACGGCGCGGCCTTCGGCACCCTGCCCGCCGGCCTCGACGCCGGGGCGATCATCGACCGCGCCCGCCCGGTGCCCGCATGA
- a CDS encoding TetR/AcrR family transcriptional regulator, giving the protein MAYRRTPAVQARLDAQREAVLQAAVGLLAERGYGGCSMAAVADRAGIATGSLYQHFANKAELSVELFRRVVNREIAAVTSAVARHETPKRRIAAVVETFAARALRAPRLAHVLLVEPADAVVDAERLVFRRAFRDVIATEIAAAVAAGQLPRQDPELTAAALVGAVGEALAGPLAAAHAPVSGDTPPEVVPALVSFTLRALGGRDDSDA; this is encoded by the coding sequence ATGGCCTATCGACGCACCCCCGCCGTACAAGCCCGACTGGACGCCCAGCGCGAGGCGGTCCTGCAGGCTGCGGTCGGGTTGCTCGCCGAGCGCGGCTACGGCGGCTGCTCGATGGCCGCCGTCGCGGACCGCGCCGGGATCGCCACCGGCAGCCTCTACCAGCACTTCGCCAACAAGGCCGAGCTTTCGGTCGAGCTGTTCCGCCGGGTGGTCAACCGCGAGATCGCCGCGGTGACCTCGGCCGTCGCCCGCCACGAGACCCCGAAGCGGCGGATAGCCGCCGTGGTCGAGACCTTCGCCGCCCGCGCCCTGCGGGCGCCCAGGCTCGCCCACGTACTGCTGGTCGAGCCGGCCGACGCCGTCGTGGACGCCGAACGGCTGGTGTTCCGGCGTGCGTTCCGCGATGTGATCGCCACCGAGATCGCCGCCGCCGTGGCGGCCGGCCAACTGCCCCGGCAGGACCCGGAGCTGACCGCGGCCGCCCTGGTCGGCGCCGTGGGCGAGGCGCTGGCCGGTCCGCTCGCCGCTGCCCACGCACCCGTTTCCGGGGACACCCCGCCCGAGGTGGTCCCCGCCCTGGTCTCCTTCACCCTGCGTGCCCTGGGAGGACGCGATGACAGCGACGCCTGA
- a CDS encoding S28 family serine protease, translating into MSTKLRRLLVSVLLMPLLGLGLATPALAAGADASAGPVSAADNPAADIKDRLAAIPGMTVTEEKPTTTGHRYFLLTYTQPIDHLRPWLGTFQQRLSVLHRGYDRPTVFYTNGYTLGTNPSRTEPTRLTDGNQVSIEYRYFSPSRPEPADWTKAGIEQAATDSHRIITALKRVYHRAWLSTGASKGGMSSTYHRRFFPDDVDGTIAYVAPNDVDNREDSAYTEFFRTVGTPECRATLAAAQRELLVRRDRLEARYVADNAAAGSTFATTGSADRAYEAGVLDVVWAFWQYSTEADCAAVPVAATATDDELYAWFDTQSGITGNSDQSLAQYTAYYYQAGTQLGSPSFDVSHLKGLQHYDYKELYSPRTYVPKNIPMRFDASAMRDIDRWVKHSAERMIFVYGQNDPWGAEPFRLGRGSEDSYVYTVAGGNHGSNIGKLKADESVQATAKVLEWAGLADPAAAKSLAQSHQIPPFGPLDEEGLKLEHHRL; encoded by the coding sequence ATGTCCACCAAGCTCAGAAGGCTGCTGGTCTCCGTTCTGCTGATGCCGCTGCTCGGCCTCGGTCTGGCGACGCCCGCCCTGGCGGCCGGCGCCGACGCGTCGGCCGGCCCGGTGTCGGCCGCGGACAACCCCGCGGCCGACATCAAGGACCGCCTGGCCGCGATCCCGGGGATGACGGTCACCGAGGAGAAGCCGACCACCACCGGTCACCGCTACTTCCTGCTCACCTACACCCAGCCGATCGACCACCTCCGCCCCTGGCTGGGCACCTTCCAGCAGCGGCTGAGCGTGCTGCACCGGGGGTACGACCGCCCGACCGTCTTCTACACCAACGGCTACACGCTCGGCACCAACCCCTCGCGCACCGAGCCGACCCGGCTGACCGACGGCAACCAGGTCTCGATCGAGTACCGCTACTTCTCGCCGTCCCGCCCGGAGCCGGCCGACTGGACCAAGGCCGGCATCGAGCAGGCCGCCACCGACTCGCACCGGATCATCACCGCGCTGAAGCGCGTCTACCACCGCGCGTGGCTGTCGACCGGGGCCAGCAAGGGCGGTATGTCCTCGACCTACCACCGCCGCTTCTTCCCGGACGACGTGGACGGCACCATCGCGTACGTCGCGCCGAACGACGTCGACAACCGCGAGGACTCCGCCTACACCGAGTTCTTCCGGACCGTGGGCACCCCGGAGTGCCGGGCCACGCTCGCCGCCGCGCAGCGCGAGCTGCTCGTCCGCCGCGACCGCCTGGAGGCCCGCTACGTGGCCGACAACGCGGCGGCCGGCTCCACCTTCGCCACCACGGGCAGCGCCGACCGGGCCTACGAGGCGGGCGTGCTCGACGTCGTCTGGGCGTTCTGGCAGTACAGCACCGAGGCGGACTGCGCCGCCGTCCCGGTGGCGGCCACCGCCACCGACGACGAGCTGTACGCGTGGTTCGACACCCAGTCCGGCATCACCGGCAACAGCGACCAGTCGCTCGCCCAGTACACCGCATACTACTACCAGGCGGGCACCCAGCTGGGTTCGCCGTCCTTCGACGTCTCGCACCTGAAGGGCCTGCAGCACTACGACTACAAGGAGCTGTACTCGCCGCGCACGTACGTGCCGAAGAACATCCCGATGCGCTTCGACGCGTCCGCGATGCGCGACATCGACCGCTGGGTGAAGCACTCCGCCGAGCGGATGATCTTCGTCTACGGCCAGAACGACCCGTGGGGCGCCGAGCCGTTCCGGCTGGGCCGGGGCAGTGAGGACAGCTACGTCTACACCGTGGCCGGCGGCAACCACGGGTCCAACATCGGCAAGCTGAAGGCCGACGAGTCGGTCCAGGCCACCGCCAAGGTGCTGGAGTGGGCCGGCCTGGCCGACCCGGCCGCCGCCAAGTCCCTCGCGCAGTCCCACCAGATCCCGCCGTTCGGGCCGCTGGACGAGGAAGGCCTCAAGCTGGAGCACCACCGGCTGTAA
- a CDS encoding S1 family peptidase produces the protein MKKPLIGTFAALLFAGATALAGAPAAVASSPADARTAPAAATEAQVAAQTLADPQLQASSQDQQARAAVNFAGTVALSNCSGSLVRLPASAATDPALILSNGHCLETGFPGPGQVVVNQSSSRTFSLLNGTGSKVATLRANKVVYGTMTDTDVSIYQLNTTYAAIQSSYGIAPLTISASHPVQGTSIKVVSGYWKKTYSCSVDGFVYRLKEGSWTWKDSVRYTSSCNTIGGTSGSPVIDTSTGQVVAVNNTGNEDGERCTDNNPCEVDQNGVVTVRQGINYAQETYGIPACFAAGNRLDLTRAGCTLPRP, from the coding sequence ATGAAGAAGCCGCTCATAGGCACGTTCGCCGCGCTCCTGTTCGCCGGGGCGACCGCCCTGGCCGGCGCCCCCGCCGCCGTCGCCTCGTCGCCCGCGGACGCGCGGACCGCCCCCGCGGCCGCGACCGAGGCACAGGTCGCGGCCCAGACCCTGGCCGACCCCCAGCTCCAGGCCTCGTCCCAGGACCAGCAGGCCCGGGCTGCCGTGAACTTCGCCGGGACGGTGGCGCTCAGCAACTGTTCCGGTTCGCTCGTCCGGCTCCCGGCCTCCGCCGCGACGGACCCGGCGCTCATCCTCTCCAACGGCCACTGCCTGGAGACCGGGTTCCCCGGCCCCGGCCAGGTGGTCGTCAACCAGTCCTCCAGCCGCACGTTCTCGCTGCTCAACGGCACCGGCTCCAAGGTCGCCACGCTGCGTGCGAACAAGGTGGTCTACGGCACGATGACCGACACCGACGTGTCGATCTACCAGCTGAACACCACCTATGCCGCGATCCAGTCGAGCTACGGCATCGCCCCGCTGACCATCTCCGCGAGCCACCCGGTGCAGGGCACCTCTATCAAGGTCGTCTCCGGGTACTGGAAGAAGACCTACTCGTGCTCGGTCGACGGCTTCGTCTACCGGCTCAAGGAGGGCTCCTGGACCTGGAAGGACTCGGTCCGTTACACCTCCAGCTGCAACACGATCGGCGGTACCTCCGGCTCCCCGGTGATCGACACCAGCACCGGCCAGGTCGTCGCCGTGAACAACACGGGTAACGAGGATGGCGAGCGCTGCACGGACAACAACCCGTGCGAGGTCGACCAGAACGGTGTGGTGACCGTCCGCCAGGGCATCAACTATGCCCAGGAGACCTACGGCATCCCGGCCTGCTTCGCCGCCGGGAACCGCCTCGACCTCACCCGGGCCGGCTGCACCCTGCCGCGCCCCTGA
- a CDS encoding TetR family transcriptional regulator produces MSHTVGARQAQKQQSRRALLDAGLHLLADQNLASVGVREVTREAGLSPAAFYRHFPDLAALGVALVEESLASLHVMIRSVLAGAGGSDELIDRTVDVIEQHVRDHRPHVRFLARERHGGVRQVREAIDVELGRFATEVGAALALQPVSQGWSEEDLRMLAELYVDHMVSTAAALLEAQEVDPARERHIAATARLQLRLISLGRRHWQGG; encoded by the coding sequence GTGAGTCACACCGTTGGGGCCAGACAGGCCCAGAAGCAGCAGAGTCGGCGCGCGTTGCTGGACGCGGGGCTGCACCTGCTGGCCGATCAGAACCTCGCGAGCGTCGGCGTCCGCGAGGTCACCCGGGAGGCGGGGCTCTCGCCGGCCGCCTTCTACCGGCACTTCCCGGACCTCGCCGCCCTCGGGGTGGCCCTGGTCGAGGAGTCGCTCGCCAGCCTCCATGTGATGATCCGTTCCGTACTCGCCGGTGCGGGCGGGTCCGACGAGCTGATCGACCGGACGGTGGACGTCATCGAGCAGCATGTGCGGGACCACCGGCCGCACGTCCGCTTCCTGGCACGCGAGCGGCACGGGGGAGTGCGGCAGGTACGGGAGGCGATCGACGTCGAACTCGGGCGCTTCGCCACGGAGGTGGGTGCGGCGCTCGCGCTCCAACCGGTGTCGCAGGGGTGGAGTGAGGAGGATCTGCGGATGCTCGCCGAGCTGTACGTCGACCACATGGTCTCCACGGCTGCCGCCCTCCTGGAGGCGCAGGAGGTCGACCCGGCGCGCGAACGGCACATCGCCGCCACCGCCCGACTGCAGCTGCGCCTGATCAGCCTCGGTCGCCGCCACTGGCAGGGCGGCTGA
- a CDS encoding DUF4190 domain-containing protein, with the protein MNTATATSTGAAVRRHRTAEADNLAVASFLLGLPGLLLFNIVLGPLAITLGTLALVRGTHRRGRALLGIVLGVAALVVLAVTTATSHGVLWQIGD; encoded by the coding sequence ATGAACACCGCCACCGCCACCAGCACCGGCGCCGCTGTTCGGCGCCACCGCACCGCCGAGGCCGACAACCTGGCCGTCGCCTCCTTCCTGCTCGGCCTGCCGGGCCTGCTGCTCTTCAACATCGTTCTCGGCCCCCTGGCCATCACCCTCGGCACGCTCGCCCTCGTCCGGGGCACCCACCGCCGCGGGCGCGCCCTGCTCGGCATCGTCCTCGGCGTCGCCGCGCTGGTCGTCCTCGCCGTCACCACCGCCACCAGCCACGGCGTGCTCTGGCAGATCGGCGACTGA